Proteins from a single region of Runella sp. SP2:
- a CDS encoding alpha-E domain-containing protein: MLSRVADSIYWMNRYIERAENYARFIGVNFNLAFDLPPSVSEQWEPLLIATADNYLFYQHYDEPTRENVINFMTFDKRNPNSIYTCISAARENGRTIRESISKEMWENLNQLYLWLRNVQPKEEWDLNHMQDFYSEVRNGTQLFYGIVDATITRNEAWHFGRLGRFMERADKTSRFLDVSYFTLMPDSDVTGSTLELVLWTAVLKSVSAYNMYRQQNQMLTPKHIAEFLILDKLFPRAMAHCIRQAELSLYEISGTPTSNRFSNQAEKKMGKLRSEIEYTDIEDIFETGLHQYLDQFQIRGNEVSKAIFETYFDIKPVEAFQYQSQS, translated from the coding sequence ATGTTAAGCCGCGTTGCAGATTCCATTTACTGGATGAATCGCTATATAGAGCGAGCTGAAAACTATGCTCGTTTCATCGGAGTAAATTTCAATTTGGCATTTGACTTGCCTCCCAGCGTCAGCGAACAATGGGAGCCACTGCTGATTGCTACTGCCGATAACTATTTGTTTTACCAGCATTACGACGAGCCCACGCGCGAAAACGTGATTAATTTCATGACGTTCGACAAGCGGAATCCGAACTCGATTTATACCTGTATTTCGGCCGCACGGGAAAATGGGCGGACGATTCGGGAAAGTATTTCGAAGGAAATGTGGGAAAACCTGAACCAACTTTACTTGTGGTTGCGCAATGTACAACCTAAAGAAGAGTGGGATTTAAACCACATGCAGGATTTCTATTCGGAAGTGAGGAACGGAACACAGCTGTTTTACGGCATCGTGGATGCGACCATCACGCGCAATGAAGCATGGCATTTTGGGCGTTTGGGGCGTTTCATGGAACGTGCCGATAAAACGTCGCGTTTTTTGGACGTATCGTATTTTACACTCATGCCCGACTCCGACGTGACGGGCAGTACGCTCGAACTCGTGCTTTGGACGGCAGTGTTGAAGTCGGTAAGTGCCTATAATATGTATCGTCAACAAAATCAGATGCTTACGCCAAAGCACATCGCCGAGTTTTTGATTCTTGATAAACTCTTCCCGCGTGCAATGGCCCACTGTATTCGTCAGGCTGAGTTATCGTTGTACGAAATTTCGGGCACGCCTACATCCAACCGTTTTAGTAACCAAGCGGAGAAAAAAATGGGTAAACTTCGCTCTGAAATTGAATATACCGACATTGAAGATATTTTTGAAACAGGTTTGCACCAATACCTCGACCAATTCCAAATTCGCGGAAATGA
- a CDS encoding aldose epimerase family protein encodes MRQFVFNLTMICLISVEACVGSFAQKSTKKTSNKKMNTITKTTFGQLPDGQTADLFTLRSAAGVEVRISNYGGIISHLLVPDKNGEKEDVVLGYDYLDGYLKASPYFGALIGRYGNRIADAKFTLEGKEYPLAVNSGVNSIHGGKKGFDKKIWKAEVIEAENALKLSYVSPDGEEGFPGTLSTEVTYRLTDDNALEIEYRSTTDKTTIVNLTNHTYFNFTGAKTDVLDHVVTINADYLVPVNKNLIPTGELRAVKGTPFDFLQPHVVGERINDPEDDQIKVGGGYDHCWVVNGEPKTLRPAATAYEPASGRFMEVFTTEPGIQFYTGNFLSNNITGKNDITYRKRIGFCFETQHYPDSPNQPQFPSVVLRPGEEYYTKTVYKFSAK; translated from the coding sequence ATGCGGCAGTTTGTATTTAATTTGACAATGATATGTCTGATAAGTGTGGAAGCTTGCGTGGGTAGCTTCGCTCAAAAATCGACAAAAAAGACGTCTAACAAAAAGATGAACACAATCACAAAAACAACTTTTGGGCAATTGCCCGATGGCCAAACGGCCGACTTATTTACCTTGCGAAGTGCAGCAGGGGTAGAGGTACGTATCTCTAATTATGGCGGAATTATTTCTCATTTGTTAGTGCCCGACAAGAATGGAGAAAAAGAAGATGTAGTGCTGGGCTATGATTACTTGGATGGTTACCTCAAAGCATCGCCCTACTTTGGGGCATTGATAGGCCGTTACGGAAACCGAATTGCCGATGCAAAATTTACGTTGGAAGGAAAAGAATACCCATTGGCTGTCAACAGCGGAGTCAATAGCATTCACGGTGGGAAAAAAGGCTTTGACAAAAAGATTTGGAAAGCAGAAGTGATAGAAGCAGAAAATGCCCTGAAATTGTCGTACGTGAGTCCTGATGGGGAAGAGGGTTTTCCAGGAACGCTTTCTACGGAGGTGACGTACCGTTTGACCGACGATAATGCCTTGGAAATTGAATACCGAAGTACGACTGACAAAACGACGATTGTCAATTTGACAAACCATACCTATTTTAACTTTACTGGTGCAAAAACAGACGTACTCGACCACGTTGTGACGATTAATGCCGACTATTTGGTGCCCGTCAACAAAAACTTGATTCCGACGGGCGAGCTGCGTGCGGTGAAAGGAACACCATTTGATTTTCTTCAACCACACGTGGTAGGGGAGCGAATCAATGACCCCGAGGATGACCAAATCAAAGTAGGTGGGGGATATGACCATTGTTGGGTAGTCAATGGAGAACCAAAGACTTTGCGCCCAGCTGCAACGGCCTACGAACCTGCGTCGGGGCGTTTTATGGAAGTATTTACAACCGAGCCAGGAATTCAGTTTTACACAGGTAACTTTTTGAGCAATAACATTACGGGCAAAAATGACATTACCTACCGTAAGCGTATTGGTTTTTGCTTTGAAACCCAACATTACCCTGATTCTCCCAACCAGCCCCAATTCCCAAGCGTTGTTTTACGTCCTGGCGAAGAATATTATACCAAAACAGTATATAAATTTTCGGCAAAGTAG